ACCCTCGCCGAGCGGGTCGCGGGCAACGACCTGCGTGCGCTCGTCGCGCTCGCCGAGGGCATGCGGCTCGGCGACGCCGACCCCGACGTCGCGCACCCGCCGCTGCAGCCGATCCTGTTCGCGACCGGCAGCGAAGACGCGATCCTCGCGCAGTCCAAGCTGCTCGCGCGCGCGACGCCGAACGGCACCTTCGTCGAGCTGCCGGCGCGACACCACTTCAACGCGCCCGGCTCGCGGGTGTTCCGCGAGGCAGCGGTGGAGTTCTTCGGCGCCTGATCGCGCGCGGTCAGTCGGTCGTCGTCGCGGATGCCGCGGCTCGCGCCGCCTCGGCGGCCCGCTCCAGCCACTTCGGCGTCTCGCCGTAGCGCTGGAACGAGACGAGGCGGCCGGCCGCGCTGTCGTCGATGAGCTGGGCGAGGCGCCGCTCGCGGGTCGCCTCCTGCTTGGCGCTGAGCACCCAGTGCGCGACCACGCGACGATAGGTCGGCGTCGCGGCCTGCCAGAACGCCGAGGCGGCCGGGTTCGCGGCGAGCCGAGCCGCGGCCTCGGCAGGCAGCCCAGGGTCGGGGTTCTCATGGGAGTAGATGCCGGATCGATCTTCGCTTCGGCGCTCGAAGGCGGCGATGCCGGCCGCGTGCATACGGCCTGCTGCCGTGAGGCGTTCGACGTGCGCGATGTTCACGCTCGACCAGGTGCTCGCGGCCTTGCGCGGGGTCCACCGCTGGCGCCGGGCATCGTCGTCGATGCGCTGGGAGACCGAGTCGATCCAGCCGAAGCACAGAGCCTCGGGCACCGCCGCTTCCCAGGTCAGCCCGCGATCGGGCACGTGCTTCTTGTACAGGCCCATCCAGAGTTCGGTGGCCGTGTCGTGGTTGGCCTCGAGCCACGCTCGGAACTCCTCGGGCGAGGCGAAGAAGCGCGCCGGGCGTTCGGGGGTGCCGCCGGGGGTGCCGATCTCCGTCGTCATGCCCCGAGTCTGCCAGCACCCGACGACGCGCACGGGATCATGTGGACGAGCTGATGCGCACGCAGGCACCGCGGACTAGTTTGGAGGCGTGTCCGCACCAGCGATCGACGCACGCACCACCCACGCCGCCGGCGTGGAGCGCCTGCTCGCGAGCTACCGGGCCGTGCCTCCCGGGTCGCCGGTGCGGCTCGCCAAGCGCACCTCCAACCTCTTCCGGTCGAGAGCGGCGACGGATGCCCCTGGCCTCGACACCTCGGGCCTGACGCACGTCATCTCGGTCGACGTCGAGGCGCGCACCGCCGACGTGGCGGGCATGTGCACCTACGAGGACCTCGTCGCGGCCACCCTGCCGTTCGGTCTCGCGCCACTCGTCGTGCCGCAGCTGAAGACCATCACCCTCGGCGGCGCGGTCACGGGCCTCGGCATCGAGTCGACGTCGTTCCGCAACGGCCTGCCGCACGAGTCGGTGCTCGAGATGGACGTCCTGACGGGGGCGGGGGAACTGCTCACGGCGTCGCCGAGCGAGCACGCCGAGCTGTTCCGCGCCTTCCCGAACTCGTACGGCACGCTCGGCTACGCGGTGCGCCTGCGCATCGAGCTCGAGCCGGTGCTGCCGTTCGTCGCGCTCACCCACCTGCGGTTCCACGCCGTCGCCGACCTCGTCGATGCGATGCACGGCATCGTCCAGACGGGCCGGCACGACGAGGTCGACGTCGACTACCTCGACGGCGTCGTGTTCAGCGCCGAGGAGTCGTACCTCTGCGTCGGGCGGCGGACCGCGGCATCCGGCCCCGTCAGCGACTACACCGGGCAGCGGGTGTTCTACCGCTCCATGCAGCACGACGGCGGAGCCGCGCACGACCGCCTCACGACGCACGACTACCTGTGGCGGTGGGACACCGACTGGTTCTGGTGCTCCGAGGCGTTCGGCGCGCAGCATCCGCTCATCCGCCGGCTCTGGCCGCGCCGACTGCGGCGCAGCAGGTCGTACGCGACGCTGATGCGACTCGAACGGCGCTACGACCTCGGCAATCGCCTCGAGGCGCTCAAGGGGTTGCCGCCACGCGAACGCGTCATCCAGGACGTCGAGGTACCGATCGAGCGGTGCGCGGAGTTCCTCGACTGGTTCCTGGAGCACGTACCGATCGAGCCGATCTGGCTGTGCCCGCTGCGGCTGCGGGGCGACGACGCCTGGCCGTTCTACCCGCTCGAACCGCACCGCAGCTACGTCAACGTGGGCTTCTGGTCGACGGTGCCGGTCGGGGCGAGCGAGGGCGAGACGAACCGCAGCATCGAACGCGAGGTCAGCGCGCTCGACGGCCACAAGTCGCTCTACTCCGACGCCTTCTACTCCCGCGAGGAGTTCGACGCCCTCTACGGCGGTGACGCCTACCGGGCCGCCAAGCATCGGTACGACCCCGGCTCCCGACTCCTCGACCTCTACGCGAAGGCGGTGCAACGACGATGACCACGACCAAGGGCACGGCGGCTGAGGCGGCTGAGACACCCGAACACCACGAGGCGACGGATGCCTCTGGCAAGCTCACCCTCGCCGAGATCCTCGAGATCTTCGCCGGCGGCCGGCTGCCGCTGCACTTCACCGCCTACGACGGCAGTTCGGCCGGGCCGCCCGACGCGTCACTCGGCATCGAGCTGAAGAGCCCGCGGGGCACCACCTACCTCGCCACCGGGCGCGGCGACCTCGGTCTCGCGCGCGCCTACATCGCCGGCGACATCGACATCCACGGCGTGCACCCCGGCGACCCCTACGAATTGCTGAAGGCGCTCGCCGACGAGCTCGTCTTCAAGCTGCCGCCGCCGCGCACGATGGCACACGTCATCCGCTCGATCGGGCTCGAGCACCTGCGCCCGATCGCGCCGCCCCCGCGGGAGGCGCCGCCCCGCTGGCGTCGCGTCGCCGAGGGGCTGCGGCACTCGAAGAGCCGCGATGCCGAGGCGATCCACCACCACTACGACGTCTCGAACACCTTCTACGAATGGGTGCTCGGACCCTCGATGACCTACACCTGCGCGTGCTATCCCGACGACGACGCCTCACTCGACGAGGCGCAGGAGAACAAGTACCGACTGGTCTTCGAGAAGCTGCGGTTGCACCCCGGCGACCGACTGCTCGACGTCGGGTGCGGCTGGGGCGGCATGGTGCGCTATGCGGCGCGCCGCGGCGTCCGTGCCCTCGGCGTG
The sequence above is a segment of the Agromyces hippuratus genome. Coding sequences within it:
- a CDS encoding class I SAM-dependent methyltransferase, encoding MTTTKGTAAEAAETPEHHEATDASGKLTLAEILEIFAGGRLPLHFTAYDGSSAGPPDASLGIELKSPRGTTYLATGRGDLGLARAYIAGDIDIHGVHPGDPYELLKALADELVFKLPPPRTMAHVIRSIGLEHLRPIAPPPREAPPRWRRVAEGLRHSKSRDAEAIHHHYDVSNTFYEWVLGPSMTYTCACYPDDDASLDEAQENKYRLVFEKLRLHPGDRLLDVGCGWGGMVRYAARRGVRALGVTLSAEQTAWAQQAILDEGLSDFAEVRYGDYRDITESGFDAVSSIGLLEHIGVKNYASYFTFLQSRLRTGGLLLNHCITRPDNRSEPAAKGFIDRYVFPDGELTGSGRIITEAQDVGLEVMHEENLRLHYAMTLRDWCANLVAHWDEAVAEVGLPTAKVWGLYMAGSRLAFETNGIQLHQVLAVRPDERGGTGDLPLRPWWTP
- a CDS encoding FAD-binding oxidoreductase, which translates into the protein MSAPAIDARTTHAAGVERLLASYRAVPPGSPVRLAKRTSNLFRSRAATDAPGLDTSGLTHVISVDVEARTADVAGMCTYEDLVAATLPFGLAPLVVPQLKTITLGGAVTGLGIESTSFRNGLPHESVLEMDVLTGAGELLTASPSEHAELFRAFPNSYGTLGYAVRLRIELEPVLPFVALTHLRFHAVADLVDAMHGIVQTGRHDEVDVDYLDGVVFSAEESYLCVGRRTAASGPVSDYTGQRVFYRSMQHDGGAAHDRLTTHDYLWRWDTDWFWCSEAFGAQHPLIRRLWPRRLRRSRSYATLMRLERRYDLGNRLEALKGLPPRERVIQDVEVPIERCAEFLDWFLEHVPIEPIWLCPLRLRGDDAWPFYPLEPHRSYVNVGFWSTVPVGASEGETNRSIEREVSALDGHKSLYSDAFYSREEFDALYGGDAYRAAKHRYDPGSRLLDLYAKAVQRR
- a CDS encoding YdeI/OmpD-associated family protein, with the translated sequence MTTEIGTPGGTPERPARFFASPEEFRAWLEANHDTATELWMGLYKKHVPDRGLTWEAAVPEALCFGWIDSVSQRIDDDARRQRWTPRKAASTWSSVNIAHVERLTAAGRMHAAGIAAFERRSEDRSGIYSHENPDPGLPAEAAARLAANPAASAFWQAATPTYRRVVAHWVLSAKQEATRERRLAQLIDDSAAGRLVSFQRYGETPKWLERAAEAARAAASATTTD